Proteins from a single region of Caloramator sp. E03:
- a CDS encoding acetyl-CoA hydrolase, whose product MQVNLMRSIILNCVREENDLPAAYRWLYKYHVADSISQFAPYVSKYATYRALPVPPDGEDFGTYNWIMTEHYWLINPFENIASNMPRGLAFSEYYTPEFLEITNQPPQAELRSREWVGSRNGYHPIVFSFIPLFWENDFKGSQRTIEDGPNYRWLIVFKYPECITREEGDDWFINVLAPQIAELKEVNRFVSSAVLKEPQTSPFHRVAEIWFDDSKAWHRAIVENKHKFTKPGWAQYGQFPFMEPYKDFVGIFLLDRPESDHLQQFRGYITTR is encoded by the coding sequence ATGCAAGTTAATCTGATGAGAAGTATCATACTCAATTGTGTGAGGGAAGAGAATGATTTACCAGCTGCATACCGTTGGCTTTATAAGTATCATGTTGCAGACAGCATATCACAATTTGCACCCTATGTATCTAAATATGCAACTTATAGAGCTTTACCTGTTCCACCAGATGGAGAAGATTTTGGCACATACAATTGGATTATGACAGAACATTATTGGCTTATTAATCCTTTTGAGAATATAGCATCAAACATGCCAAGAGGACTTGCTTTTTCAGAATATTATACTCCAGAATTCTTAGAAATAACAAATCAGCCACCACAAGCTGAATTAAGATCAAGGGAATGGGTTGGAAGCAGAAATGGATATCATCCTATAGTATTTAGTTTTATACCTTTGTTTTGGGAAAATGATTTTAAAGGAAGTCAAAGAACAATAGAGGATGGTCCAAACTATAGATGGCTTATCGTATTTAAGTATCCAGAATGCATTACAAGAGAAGAAGGAGATGACTGGTTCATAAATGTACTTGCTCCACAAATTGCAGAGCTTAAAGAGGTAAACAGGTTTGTTAGCAGTGCAGTTTTAAAAGAACCTCAAACCTCACCATTCCATAGAGTTGCTGAGATATGGTTTGATGATAGTAAAGCATGGCATAGGGCTATTGTGGAAAATAAACATAAGTTTACAAAACCAGGCTGGGCACAATATGGACAGTTCCCATTCATGGAGCCCTATAAAGATTTTGTAGGGATTTTCTTGCTTGATAGACCTGAATCTGATCACCTACAACAATTTAGAGGCTACATAACAACAAGATAA
- a CDS encoding flavodoxin family protein: MKILGISCGRRMGNTEILVKEALMGAQELGAEVEFIRLGDLNLKPCTGCNACVVNLFEKAGTGECVIKDDDFAFIDEKILECDGLILGSPIYEKSPSGQLKILNDRMGPSHDYAFRLIAKKIREEKNITTGKGPDERSFKIRAASLIAVGGSEWDNFALPMLHLFTLSWQMEVVDKFLVNWVALPGMVALKEDILKRARMSGRHVAETLMKPITEAKYIGEEGVCPICHSKLFEIRNSKDNYPVVCGICGVKGTLNVIDGKVKFEISEEEKSNSHVTLSGKFKHADELNNISLKPAPNAHELPQRLEKYRTYLTYSKPQR, translated from the coding sequence ATGAAAATTTTAGGAATATCATGTGGAAGAAGAATGGGCAACACAGAAATACTTGTAAAAGAGGCATTAATGGGTGCCCAGGAACTTGGTGCAGAGGTTGAATTTATACGCCTTGGAGACTTAAATCTTAAGCCTTGTACAGGATGTAATGCTTGTGTTGTAAACCTCTTTGAAAAGGCTGGAACTGGAGAATGCGTAATAAAAGATGACGATTTTGCATTTATTGACGAAAAAATATTAGAATGTGATGGATTAATACTTGGTTCACCAATTTATGAAAAAAGCCCAAGTGGTCAGTTAAAGATATTAAATGACAGAATGGGGCCATCACATGATTATGCATTTAGATTGATTGCTAAAAAAATTCGTGAAGAGAAAAATATAACTACTGGTAAAGGTCCAGATGAAAGATCATTTAAGATAAGAGCAGCTTCTTTAATAGCAGTTGGAGGAAGTGAATGGGATAACTTTGCACTTCCAATGCTTCATTTGTTTACACTCTCATGGCAGATGGAAGTTGTTGATAAATTTCTTGTTAATTGGGTAGCACTTCCTGGAATGGTTGCATTAAAGGAAGATATATTAAAAAGAGCAAGGATGTCTGGAAGACATGTAGCTGAAACATTAATGAAACCAATAACTGAAGCAAAATATATTGGTGAAGAAGGCGTATGCCCAATATGCCATTCTAAGCTATTTGAAATAAGAAATTCTAAAGATAATTATCCTGTTGTTTGTGGAATTTGTGGAGTAAAAGGAACACTTAACGTTATAGATGGTAAGGTTAAATTTGAAATAAGTGAAGAAGAAAAATCTAATTCTCATGTTACTTTATCAGGAAAGTTCAAACATGCTGATGAGCTTAACAATATATCATTAAAGCCAGCTCCAAATGCTCATGAATTGCCACAAAGATTAGAAAAATATAGAACATATTTAACTTACTCAAAACCTCAGCGTTAG
- a CDS encoding bifunctional enoyl-CoA hydratase/phosphate acetyltransferase, producing MEFRNFNELINKVQNSNKKKKVAVVAAHDEHTLEAVIKAMNDNIVESVLIGDKHRIEEILTKLNFNINDSNIIDIHDDKEAAMKAVELIRENKVDFIMKGKIQTADLLKAVVNKEKGLRTGNIMSHIAIHEIPNYHKLLAVTDGGMMMYPNLDEKKQIIENAVNTFLAMGYEKPKVAVLAAVENVNPKMPETLDAQNLKLMNLNGEINNCIVEGPISYDIVMSKESAKIKGFESPVVGDADILVVPNITAGNILGKSLVYSGGAKMAGFIVGASVPIVLTSRGSSSEEKYLSLVLSASLNQ from the coding sequence ATGGAGTTTAGAAATTTTAATGAATTGATAAATAAAGTTCAAAATTCAAACAAAAAAAAGAAAGTAGCTGTAGTTGCTGCCCATGATGAACATACTTTAGAGGCTGTAATTAAGGCAATGAATGATAACATTGTTGAATCTGTTCTAATTGGGGACAAGCATAGAATAGAAGAAATATTAACTAAACTAAATTTTAATATTAATGATAGTAATATTATTGATATACATGATGACAAAGAGGCAGCAATGAAAGCTGTAGAGCTGATAAGGGAAAATAAGGTCGATTTTATAATGAAAGGAAAAATTCAAACTGCAGACCTGTTGAAGGCTGTAGTTAATAAAGAAAAAGGGTTAAGAACAGGAAATATAATGTCCCATATTGCAATACATGAGATTCCTAACTATCACAAGCTTCTTGCTGTTACAGATGGTGGAATGATGATGTATCCAAATTTAGATGAAAAGAAACAAATAATTGAGAATGCTGTTAATACATTTTTAGCAATGGGATATGAGAAACCAAAGGTTGCAGTTTTGGCAGCAGTTGAGAATGTAAATCCAAAGATGCCAGAAACATTAGATGCTCAAAATTTAAAGCTTATGAATCTAAATGGAGAAATTAATAATTGTATTGTAGAGGGACCAATTTCTTATGATATAGTTATGAGTAAAGAATCTGCAAAAATTAAGGGATTTGAAAGCCCTGTTGTTGGGGATGCAGATATATTAGTGGTTCCTAATATTACAGCAGGTAATATTTTAGGGAAGTCCCTGGTTTATTCTGGAGGAGCTAAGATGGCAGGGTTTATTGTAGGTGCTAGTGTACCTATCGTATTAACTTCAAGAGGTTCATCTTCTGAAGAAAAATATCTTTCTTTAGTGTTATCTGCATCGCTGAATCAATAA
- the iorA gene encoding indolepyruvate ferredoxin oxidoreductase subunit alpha — protein MKELLTGNEAVARGAYEAGVVYASAYPGTPSTEIMETIATYKGDIIAEWAPNEKVALESAIGASIAGARTLASMKHVGLNVAADPLFTFAYTGVNGGMVIISADDPGVHSSQNEQDNRNYAKFAKIPMLEPSDSQEAKDMVRYALEISEKYDTPVLMRMTTRVCHSKSLVELAERNNVPKKPYVKNLQKYDAVPAVAKILREKIEERLKKLEDFSNETELNFIEMNDSKIGVIASGVAYQYAKEVFKDGASYLKIGFSYPLPMKKIKEFASKVETLYVIEELDPFMEEQIKAAGIKCIGKEKIPAMGELNPDIIAKNLLGKENRVIEYDRSIVAKRPPVLCAGCPHRGFFYDLTKRKDIVITSDIGCYGLSSQPPLNAKDTSICMGAGFSMAHGAQKVFNKFNEKMKTVAVLGDSTFFHSGITSLLNAVYNKSNAVFCILDNRITGMTGHQENPGTGFTLQGDPTVITDIEKVVRALGVENVRTVNPLEISEMKDAMDWALSNEELTVIITKWPCVLKKLSQKDKDDFGDYKGLCYVDDNKCIGCKICIKTGCPALKYDKKLNKVSIDKTQCVGCKLCVQVCPKKAISKVGE, from the coding sequence ATGAAGGAATTGCTAACAGGAAATGAAGCAGTTGCACGTGGTGCCTATGAGGCTGGAGTTGTTTATGCCTCTGCCTATCCAGGAACTCCAAGCACTGAGATAATGGAGACTATTGCAACATATAAAGGAGATATTATTGCAGAATGGGCTCCTAATGAAAAAGTTGCCCTTGAGTCTGCAATAGGAGCATCTATAGCAGGTGCAAGAACTCTTGCTTCAATGAAGCATGTTGGTTTAAATGTAGCTGCAGATCCTCTATTTACATTTGCATATACAGGAGTAAATGGAGGAATGGTAATAATTAGTGCAGATGATCCAGGTGTTCATTCATCTCAGAATGAGCAGGATAATAGAAATTATGCAAAGTTTGCAAAGATACCAATGCTTGAACCAAGTGACAGCCAAGAGGCAAAGGATATGGTAAGATATGCTTTGGAAATCAGCGAAAAATATGATACACCAGTTTTAATGAGGATGACTACGAGAGTATGTCATAGCAAATCATTGGTTGAACTTGCTGAAAGAAATAATGTACCTAAAAAACCTTATGTAAAAAATCTTCAAAAATATGATGCGGTACCTGCAGTTGCCAAGATACTTCGCGAGAAGATAGAAGAGAGATTAAAAAAGCTTGAGGATTTTTCAAATGAAACTGAGCTTAATTTTATAGAGATGAATGATAGTAAAATAGGCGTTATAGCTTCAGGGGTAGCTTATCAGTATGCTAAGGAAGTTTTTAAAGATGGTGCTTCATATTTAAAAATAGGCTTTAGTTATCCACTGCCTATGAAAAAAATAAAAGAATTTGCAAGTAAGGTTGAAACGCTATATGTAATAGAAGAACTTGATCCTTTTATGGAAGAACAGATTAAGGCGGCAGGTATAAAATGTATAGGTAAGGAAAAAATTCCTGCTATGGGGGAATTAAATCCTGATATAATAGCAAAAAATTTACTTGGAAAAGAGAATAGAGTAATTGAGTATGACCGCTCAATTGTTGCTAAAAGGCCTCCTGTGCTTTGTGCAGGGTGTCCACATAGAGGTTTCTTTTATGATCTTACAAAGAGAAAGGATATAGTTATTACAAGTGATATAGGATGCTATGGTTTAAGCAGCCAGCCTCCACTTAATGCAAAAGATACAAGTATATGTATGGGGGCAGGTTTTAGTATGGCCCATGGTGCACAAAAGGTATTCAATAAGTTCAATGAAAAAATGAAAACTGTTGCAGTACTTGGGGATTCAACATTTTTTCATTCAGGAATAACAAGCCTTCTTAATGCTGTATATAATAAAAGCAATGCTGTATTTTGTATCTTAGATAATAGAATAACAGGAATGACAGGACATCAGGAGAATCCTGGAACAGGATTTACTCTTCAAGGGGATCCAACAGTAATAACTGATATTGAAAAAGTTGTAAGGGCATTAGGGGTTGAAAATGTTAGAACTGTAAATCCTTTAGAAATCTCAGAGATGAAGGATGCAATGGATTGGGCATTATCTAATGAAGAGTTAACTGTTATAATAACTAAATGGCCTTGTGTACTTAAAAAACTTTCCCAAAAGGACAAAGATGATTTTGGTGATTATAAAGGTTTATGTTATGTTGATGATAACAAGTGTATTGGCTGTAAGATATGCATAAAGACAGGATGTCCAGCCCTTAAATATGATAAGAAGTTGAATAAGGTTTCAATTGATAAAACTCAGTGCGTAGGTTGTAAACTTTGTGTACAAGTATGTCCCAAAAAGGCTATTAGTAAGGTAGGTGAATAA
- a CDS encoding indolepyruvate oxidoreductase subunit beta translates to MCDVKNILLCGVGGQGTILASKILSTCLVDAGYDVKMSEIHGMAQRGGSVTTQVRYGKKVYSPIIGRGSADILVSFEAMEGLRYLDQLKPEGVVVVNDYKIPSSTILAGLEEYPEDAIEILKAKAKTKVIDAGEIASSLGNPKAMNIVLLGSLVKLMGLESLNWKSAIEKCVKPAFVELNIKALEEGMNAV, encoded by the coding sequence ATGTGTGATGTAAAAAACATACTATTATGTGGAGTTGGTGGACAGGGTACTATTCTTGCAAGTAAGATATTATCAACTTGCCTTGTTGATGCAGGATATGATGTAAAGATGTCCGAAATACACGGAATGGCTCAAAGGGGTGGAAGTGTTACAACTCAGGTGCGTTACGGGAAAAAGGTATATTCACCAATTATAGGACGTGGTTCAGCAGATATACTTGTTTCCTTTGAAGCAATGGAAGGCTTAAGATACCTTGACCAATTAAAACCAGAAGGTGTTGTTGTAGTAAATGACTATAAAATACCTTCATCAACAATACTTGCAGGATTAGAAGAATATCCTGAAGATGCTATAGAAATTTTAAAGGCAAAGGCAAAAACAAAAGTAATAGACGCAGGTGAAATTGCAAGCAGTTTAGGAAATCCAAAGGCAATGAATATTGTATTGCTTGGATCACTTGTAAAGCTTATGGGACTTGAAAGTTTAAATTGGAAGTCAGCAATAGAAAAATGTGTAAAGCCAGCCTTTGTTGAATTAAATATTAAAGCATTAGAAGAAGGAATGAATGCAGTATAA
- the buk gene encoding butyrate kinase, with protein sequence MKYKILSINPGSTSTKIALYEDEKEILCKTLNHSADEIEKYEKIQDQFEMRKEAVLSFLKESGYDINELSAVVGRGGMLPKVKAGAYLVNEIMVNRLKNNPVIEHASNLGAIIAYEIANLIGVNAYIYDSVRVDELNDIARISGMPDIPRESTSHVLNSRAMAMKVAKKYGKKYNEMNFVVAHLGGGISLSIHEKGRIVDIIADDEGPFSPERAGRVPCKALIDLCYSGKYDKNTMNKKLRGNGGLKAYLNTVDVREVIQRINNGDEYAKLILEAMAYQVAKGIGELSTVVEGNVDAIIITGGIAYSDMITSWIKKRVSFIAPVEIMPGENEMESLSLGILRVLRGEEGYNVYNE encoded by the coding sequence ATGAAGTATAAAATATTATCCATTAATCCTGGTTCAACATCAACAAAAATTGCTCTATATGAAGATGAAAAGGAGATTCTTTGCAAGACACTAAATCATTCAGCTGATGAAATTGAAAAATATGAAAAAATTCAAGATCAATTTGAAATGAGAAAAGAGGCAGTACTTTCATTTTTAAAAGAAAGTGGATATGATATCAACGAATTATCTGCTGTCGTTGGAAGAGGAGGTATGCTTCCAAAAGTAAAGGCTGGAGCATATTTAGTTAATGAGATAATGGTAAATAGATTAAAAAATAATCCTGTAATTGAACATGCTTCTAATTTAGGTGCAATTATTGCTTATGAAATAGCAAACTTAATTGGAGTAAATGCATATATATATGATTCAGTAAGGGTAGATGAACTAAATGACATAGCACGTATTTCAGGAATGCCTGATATACCAAGGGAAAGTACAAGCCATGTTCTAAATTCAAGAGCAATGGCTATGAAAGTTGCAAAAAAATATGGTAAAAAATATAATGAAATGAATTTTGTAGTTGCCCACTTAGGAGGAGGAATATCTTTAAGTATTCATGAAAAAGGGCGTATAGTTGATATTATTGCCGATGATGAAGGACCCTTTTCACCTGAAAGAGCAGGGAGGGTTCCATGTAAGGCTCTTATAGACCTTTGCTATTCAGGAAAGTATGATAAAAATACAATGAATAAAAAATTAAGAGGTAATGGAGGATTAAAAGCATATCTTAATACTGTTGATGTAAGGGAAGTAATTCAAAGAATAAATAATGGAGATGAATATGCAAAATTAATTCTTGAGGCTATGGCATATCAAGTAGCAAAAGGTATTGGTGAACTTTCAACAGTAGTAGAAGGCAATGTAGATGCAATTATTATTACTGGTGGAATTGCTTATTCTGATATGATTACATCATGGATTAAAAAGCGTGTAAGTTTTATTGCCCCCGTGGAAATTATGCCAGGAGAAAATGAGATGGAATCCCTTTCTTTAGGTATTCTTAGAGTTTTAAGAGGAGAAGAAGGATATAATGTGTATAATGAGTAA
- a CDS encoding sigma-54 interaction domain-containing protein: MDIDFFEISNAIPDGICLTDNKGIILKVNKRFSEITGIDFKEAVGRSIDKLPSQPFLGKINEESQEITLSETNFKNVISIMFAKQKKSMSSLFYIKKTNKQVLLTINLLMDREGKLNQVLHVLRDMSEIIELKEKLEDIEKERNRYINEINYLRNNIVETKNLITNSSSMKKVKEIIDYVAKTDATILITGETGCGKEVVANEIQSKSNRKMEPFIKVNCAAIPESLIEAELFGYEKGAFTGAAPKTKIGMFEMANNGTIFLDEIGELSLSTQTKLLRVLQEKEIIRIGGTKSIKLDVRVLAATNQDLLELIKQRKFREDLYFRLNVVPIKLPPLRERREDIPILAYHFLKEFNLKYNKEKVFHNSAIVALESYNWPGNVRELKNIVERLIIIDDDCQITAEKIKNIINQYTVTSSISKGFTLKETLNMVEKEMIENALKIYGSTHKAAKALGITQPTVFRKAKALNIKLNGKY; the protein is encoded by the coding sequence ATGGATATTGATTTTTTTGAAATCAGCAATGCAATACCAGATGGTATATGTTTAACTGATAATAAAGGTATTATACTTAAAGTAAACAAGAGATTTTCTGAGATAACAGGAATTGATTTTAAAGAGGCTGTTGGGAGAAGTATAGATAAGCTTCCATCACAGCCTTTTCTTGGGAAAATAAATGAAGAGAGCCAAGAAATTACATTAAGTGAAACTAACTTTAAAAATGTAATATCAATTATGTTTGCAAAACAAAAAAAGAGTATGTCCTCCTTATTTTATATTAAAAAGACAAATAAGCAGGTGCTTCTTACAATAAATCTATTAATGGATAGAGAAGGGAAGCTAAATCAAGTTTTGCATGTGTTAAGGGATATGTCTGAAATAATAGAATTAAAAGAGAAGCTTGAAGATATAGAAAAGGAAAGAAACAGATATATAAATGAAATAAACTATCTTAGAAATAATATAGTTGAAACAAAAAATTTAATTACAAATAGCAGCTCAATGAAAAAGGTAAAGGAAATAATAGATTATGTTGCAAAAACAGATGCCACTATTCTTATTACAGGAGAAACAGGATGTGGTAAGGAAGTTGTTGCAAATGAGATTCAATCTAAAAGCAATAGGAAAATGGAACCTTTTATAAAAGTTAATTGTGCAGCTATACCTGAAAGCTTAATAGAAGCTGAGCTCTTTGGCTATGAAAAAGGTGCTTTTACAGGTGCAGCACCAAAAACAAAAATTGGAATGTTTGAGATGGCTAATAATGGAACTATATTTTTGGATGAAATTGGTGAGCTTTCATTGAGTACTCAGACAAAATTATTGAGAGTGCTTCAGGAAAAAGAAATAATTAGAATAGGTGGAACTAAAAGTATTAAGCTTGATGTCAGGGTTTTAGCGGCTACAAATCAGGATTTGCTTGAACTTATAAAACAAAGAAAATTTAGAGAAGATTTATATTTTCGCCTTAACGTTGTACCAATAAAACTTCCACCTTTAAGAGAAAGAAGGGAAGATATACCTATTTTAGCATATCATTTTTTAAAAGAGTTTAATTTAAAGTATAATAAGGAAAAAGTATTTCACAATTCGGCAATAGTAGCTTTGGAATCATATAATTGGCCGGGGAATGTAAGAGAGTTAAAAAACATAGTTGAAAGACTTATAATCATTGATGATGATTGCCAGATAACAGCTGAAAAGATAAAGAACATAATAAATCAATATACAGTTACATCAAGTATTTCAAAGGGATTTACATTGAAAGAAACTTTAAATATGGTTGAAAAGGAAATGATAGAGAATGCATTAAAAATATATGGAAGTACTCATAAGGCTGCGAAAGCTCTTGGAATAACCCAGCCTACGGTATTTAGAAAAGCAAAGGCATTAAATATAAAGTTAAATGGTAAATATTAA
- a CDS encoding DUF6514 family protein produces MLNKNQVAFYKTSIDDREYIYKYYVLETSKEMAINNKKYIIPCYGICIVSEVYENGNMCFSFEDSIEHLTPLLSKVLNLVEYLKNNGVSPVHLIDIAGEFVDEWVNDFDEKAYNMIGEISVAI; encoded by the coding sequence ATGCTTAATAAAAATCAAGTAGCTTTTTATAAGACAAGCATTGATGATAGGGAATATATTTATAAGTATTATGTACTGGAAACAAGTAAAGAGATGGCAATTAATAATAAAAAATACATTATACCCTGTTATGGAATTTGTATTGTAAGTGAAGTATATGAAAACGGAAATATGTGTTTTTCCTTTGAAGATTCAATTGAACATTTAACACCTTTATTAAGTAAAGTTTTAAATTTAGTTGAGTATCTTAAAAATAATGGAGTATCACCAGTTCATCTTATTGATATTGCAGGTGAATTTGTTGATGAGTGGGTTAATGATTTTGATGAAAAAGCTTATAATATGATTGGAGAGATTTCTGTTGCAATATAG
- the acpS gene encoding holo-ACP synthase: protein MIKGVGTDIIEINRFEKLVNNAHFMERFFTQGEREYLKTKRIESTAGYFSAKEAVVKALGTGFKGIKFTDVEIIKVNSVPKVVLHGNALKIAEDMGIKTIHLSISHCRDYAISYAVAEG from the coding sequence ATGATTAAAGGTGTAGGTACAGATATAATAGAAATAAATAGATTTGAAAAGTTAGTTAATAATGCACACTTTATGGAACGGTTTTTTACTCAAGGGGAGAGGGAATACCTTAAAACTAAAAGGATTGAAAGTACTGCGGGATATTTTAGTGCAAAGGAAGCTGTAGTTAAGGCTCTTGGTACAGGCTTTAAAGGTATTAAGTTTACTGATGTTGAAATTATAAAAGTAAATTCTGTTCCTAAGGTTGTACTTCATGGTAATGCTTTAAAGATAGCAGAAGATATGGGAATAAAAACGATTCATCTTTCAATTTCCCATTGTAGAGATTATGCTATATCTTATGCAGTTGCGGAGGGATGA
- a CDS encoding NAD(P)H-hydrate dehydratase: MFVADSKQMKEIDKRAVSTYGIPSIILMENAAMSVFKYIKECGAKKVLVVCGTGNNGGDGFAIARLLYVNGYDVSVYCFGNLNKISMDAKVNFEILKNLYINIKSDLKEFEYEIKCCDAVVDAIFGTGFKGEISGDYYKAIKCINESGKYVISVDIPSGIESDTGKASNICIKAGTTVTFGCLKYGHLLNEGRCYSGRVYVENISIPLSCVHDEGIKSRTNYGDYPLCLIKGREIDTNKSDYGRIFIIGGNVNMSGAVSLCAKASLRTGSGLVSCVIPKSIVERVGILVPEATYVLCDERDGCIDIKKEQLDNIIKSADVIAFGIGIGRANHIIELLEYIIKNSTKPIVIDADGLNALCKDKDILKNAKSKIVITPHPGEMSRLTGFTTKYINENRVKVASDFSREYNCVTLLKGSSTVVAYKDEIYINTTGNPGMATGGSGDVLTGIIASFIGQGYDEYEACILGSYIHGLAGDDAYDDYGYGFTSLDMIDYIGKNLKM; encoded by the coding sequence ATGTTTGTTGCTGATTCAAAACAGATGAAGGAAATAGATAAAAGAGCTGTTAGTACTTATGGGATACCATCTATTATCCTTATGGAAAATGCAGCAATGTCGGTATTTAAATATATTAAAGAATGCGGAGCCAAAAAAGTTTTGGTAGTCTGCGGTACTGGAAATAATGGAGGAGATGGCTTTGCAATAGCAAGGCTTTTATATGTTAATGGATATGATGTTAGCGTATATTGTTTCGGTAATTTAAATAAAATCTCTATGGATGCTAAGGTTAACTTTGAAATATTAAAAAATCTTTATATTAATATAAAAAGCGATTTAAAAGAGTTTGAGTACGAAATAAAATGTTGCGATGCCGTTGTAGATGCTATATTTGGAACAGGATTTAAAGGGGAAATATCAGGTGACTATTATAAGGCAATAAAATGTATTAATGAGAGTGGAAAATATGTTATTTCTGTTGATATTCCTTCAGGGATAGAAAGTGATACAGGAAAGGCATCAAATATTTGTATAAAGGCTGGTACTACTGTAACTTTTGGATGTTTAAAATATGGTCATTTATTAAATGAGGGAAGATGCTACAGCGGTAGAGTTTATGTTGAAAACATATCAATACCTTTAAGCTGTGTACATGATGAGGGAATAAAGTCAAGGACAAATTATGGAGATTATCCTTTATGCCTTATAAAAGGTCGTGAAATTGATACGAATAAATCTGACTATGGAAGGATTTTTATAATAGGTGGAAATGTAAATATGTCAGGGGCAGTATCTTTATGTGCAAAGGCTTCATTAAGAACTGGAAGCGGACTTGTAAGCTGTGTTATACCCAAAAGTATTGTTGAACGTGTAGGAATACTTGTGCCCGAAGCGACTTATGTTTTATGTGATGAAAGGGATGGATGTATAGATATTAAAAAAGAGCAGCTTGATAATATTATAAAAAGTGCTGATGTTATTGCCTTTGGGATAGGAATTGGAAGGGCTAATCATATTATAGAATTGTTAGAATATATAATTAAAAATTCTACAAAGCCTATTGTTATAGATGCAGATGGTCTTAATGCATTATGTAAAGATAAAGATATTTTAAAAAATGCAAAATCCAAGATAGTAATAACTCCACATCCAGGAGAAATGTCAAGGCTTACAGGATTCACAACAAAGTATATAAATGAAAACAGGGTAAAAGTTGCATCTGATTTTTCAAGAGAATATAACTGTGTTACTCTGTTAAAAGGATCGAGTACTGTTGTTGCATATAAAGATGAAATTTATATAAATACAACAGGGAATCCAGGAATGGCAACAGGAGGAAGTGGAGATGTTTTAACTGGTATTATAGCATCTTTTATAGGTCAAGGATATGATGAATATGAAGCATGTATTTTAGGTTCATATATACATGGCCTTGCAGGAGATGATGCATACGATGATTATGGATACGGTTTTACTTCCTTGGATATGATAGATTATATAGGTAAAAATTTAAAGATGTAA